A window of Excalfactoria chinensis isolate bCotChi1 chromosome Z, bCotChi1.hap2, whole genome shotgun sequence contains these coding sequences:
- the LOC140264201 gene encoding avidin-like codes for MPPSEEQQTWTHPDCITLGRVSAGSNKKARERAGGVSPARSTPSCPPAAEMVHTASPLLLLLSLALLAPGLSAKQCLLTGKWTNDLGSNMTIGAVNSRGEFTGTYMTAVTATSNEIRLSPLHGTQNKINKKTQPTFGFTVNWKFSESTTVFTGQCFMDKNGNEVLKTMWLLRSSVDDIDDDWKATRVGYNIFTRLRTVKE; via the exons atgcccccttctGAG GAACAGCAAACGTGGACTCACCCAGATTGCATAACACTGGGCAGAGTCAGTGCTGGGAGCAATAAAAAGGCAAGGGAGCGTGCAGGAGGAGTGAGTCCTGCAAGGAGCACACCCAGCTGTCCACCTGCTGCAGAGATGGTGCACACAGCCtccccgctgctgctgctgctcagcctggctctgctggctCCCGGCCTCTCTGCCAAACAG TGCTTGCTGACTGGGAAATGGACCAACGACCTGGGATCCAACATGACCATCGGGGCTGTGAACAGCAGGGGTGAATTCACAGGCACCTACATGACAGCTGTAACAGCCACATCAAATGAGATCAGACTGTCACCACTGCATGGGACCCAAAACAAGATCAATAAGAAGACCCAGCCCACATTTGGCTTCACTGTCAATTGGAAATTTTCAG AGTCCACCACTGTCTTCACGGGCCAATGCTTCATGGACAAGAATGGGAACGAAGTCCTGAAGACCATGTGGCTGCTGCGCTCAAGCGTTGATGACATTGATGATGACTGGAAGGCCACCAG GGTTGGCTACAACATCTTCACTCGCCTGCGCACAGTGAAGGAGTGA
- the CREB3 gene encoding cyclic AMP-responsive element-binding protein 3, with translation MAGPEPLAALPDGDLLDFLLNDDASAASPAGDGGLLGDWMLSELELLDKEMDSFISSLLSPSEDEPCPLQGCLPTDSDSSTSEDQNPFHSSGSDVAGSPQSSDIVQFDHNYSLHQGWPALESVKSDVGEGDVSIDLETWMCLEGTNETLEQSCSFPVAVAVDAGPQLMPEAPLQSDFPELVLTEEERQLLEKDGVSLPTCLPLTKAEERLLKKVRRKIRNKQSAQDSRRRKKIYVDGLESRVAACTAQNHELQKKVQLLQKQNMSLLEQLRKLQALVRQSTTKTTTASTCIMVLVLSFCLILSPSLYSFGSRGPQPEFRVLSRQIREFPNKVWQAAPAAQEEAVLERLSPEPEDTSLLGSLNQSREEGQSPPKPDPRSAFNSNSSSDPPVTAGSELGPAQPQEQHSQRDTLHSEVLAPWKDERQEWVERTTSVVIQQLRTDEM, from the exons ATGGCGGGCCCCGAGCCTCTGGCCGCGCTGCCGGACGGGGACCTGCTCGACTTCCTGCTGAACGATGACGCGTCGGCGGCGAGCCCCGCGGGGGACGGCGGGCTGCTGGGGGACTGGATGCTGTCGGAGCTCGAG CTCCTGGACAAGGAGATGGACAGCTTCATCAGCTCCCTCCTGAGCCCCTCCGAGGACGAGCCGTGCCCCCTGCAGGGCTGTTTGCCTACtgacagtgacagcagcactTCTGAGGATCAGAACCCGTTCCATAGCTCTGGCAGCGATGTTGCCGGCAGCCCCCAGAGCTCAGACATCGTGCAGTTTGATCACAACTATTCCCTCCATCAAGGTTGGCCGGCACTGGAAAGCGTGAAGTCTGACGTGGGAGAAGGAGATGTTTCCATTGACCTCG AGACGTGGATGTGCTTGGAAGGCACaaatgagacactggaacagagctgcagctttcctGTCGCTGTTGCTGTGGATGCTGGACCTCAGCTTATGCCTGAAGCCCCCTTGCAG tctgACTTCCCAGAGCTGGTCCTGACTGAGGAGGAGAGGCAACTTCTGGAGAAGGATGGTGTTTCCTTACCAACCTGTCTTCCACTGACCAAA GCTGAAGAGCGACTTCTGAAGAAAGTGCGTCGGAAGATCCGGAACAAGCAGTCAGCCCAGGATAGTCGTCGCAGGAAGAAGATCTATGTTGATGGCCTGGAGAGCAG GGTGGCAGCTTGCACAGCCCAAAACCATGAGCTGCAGAAGAAggtgcagctcctgcagaagcagaacat GTCTCTGCTGGAACAGCTGCGGAAACTGCAGGCCTTGGTGAGACAGTCCACCACCAAAACTACCACAGCGAGTACCTGCATCATG GTCCTTGTCCTTTCCTTCTGCCTCATTCTCTCACCCAGCCTCTACTCGTttggcagcagagggccacagCCAGAGTTCAGAG TTCTGTCACGGCAGATTCGTGAGTTCCCAAACAAGGTCTGGCAGGCAGCACCCGCTGCTCAGGAGGAAGCTGTACTGGAGAGGCTCAGTCCAGAGCCTGAAGACACCTCATTGTTGGGCAGCCTCAATCAGTCACGGGAGGAGGGGCAGAGTCCACCCAAGCCTGATCCAAGATCTGCGTTCAACAGCAACTCATCCTCTGACCCTCCTGTGACAGCGGGCTCTGAACTGGGCCCTGCCCAGCCACAGGAGCAGCACTCCCAGAGAGACACCTTGCACTCGGAGGTGCTGGCACCATGGAAAGATGAGAGGCAGGAGTGGGTGGAGCGCACCACCAGCGTTGTCATCCAGCAGCTCCGCACCGATGAGATGTGA